In one window of Octopus bimaculoides isolate UCB-OBI-ISO-001 chromosome 20, ASM119413v2, whole genome shotgun sequence DNA:
- the LOC106874352 gene encoding protein NEDD1, with amino-acid sequence MLASSAESVLLWDIPQLKEKTDPNSSKLSVQLTKQWNKSAEDTGTITDITWNTPKTTILGVFNNYGPIFFCSVGEFTNTEQTLKNTNMVGQKCIALGAKDRIIAAAGQDNLLHVYHLTGSSQTTTLSGHSSSVTTIQFSDNGSHIASGSDNGEIILNNMVYRDTSTPLLAPRVQAINDLCYSPHKASVLGSVSADGAINIWDAGRAKLLHSANQIHSASATGLSFFQDKQILASVGLDGELALFDSSAFNAISVTSVKSALTCVDVCGDLICVGSKQGSLYVFDRRSMKSALVCKESAHKSAISCVKFRKNHDRFSSGSFNLSANMPTTTSPEVAEVTSQPVCVTPDLSHSSSAVNDQRNVDALGLFSPASANASFIPSDISCNQSNTSDISLLWPSFAETSLQLSHLPTDSPASPSKDSGRPTNPSAAGSAFTSAQLQSPFDFTSMVHRKADLGTQGSSSAQAALLNKQSPQPVLEMDVHHITPVTSRKSSLMNRRNWDVRDLVSPTETFNSQGTASSSSGMSPTMTTNTKVSTPVTVEIVMQKAAPSATTAPSQIHSIPLTATTATESVAPTMTTAATAAAAPNIPSSNSVSFKLLHSVVYDAMEVFTDNIHNDFLCMQMNVLRMMQQQKVEIFNGLQQHLSLVKDLIAENQQLKLENKQLRKNY; translated from the exons ATGTTGGCGTCGTCGGCTGAAAGTGTCCTTCTTTGGGACATTCCTCAACTGAAAGAGAAGACTGATCCGAATAGCAGTAAATTATCGGTACAACTGACCAAACAGTGGAATAAATCTGCCGAAGACACTGGAACCATCACAGACATTACCTGGAATACTCCAAAAA CTACCATCCTTGGTGTGTTCAACAATTATGGACCCATATTCTTTTGTTCCGTTGGTGAATTCACTAACACTGAACAAACCTTGAAGAACACAAATATG GTTGGTCAGAAGTGTATTGCCTTAGGAGCAAAGGACAGAATCATTGCTGCAGCTGGTCAAGACAACTTGCTACATGTCTACCACTTGACTGGTTCAAGTCAAACCACTACATTGTCA GGTCACAGCAGCAGTGTTACTACAATCCAGTTCAGCGACAATGGCAGCCATATTGCATCAGGATCGGATAATGGAGAAATAATTCTGAACAACATGGTATATCGAGACACATCTACTCCTCTTTTGGCACCAAGAGTCCAG GCTATCAACGACCTCTGCTATTCACCACACAAGGCCTCAGTTCTTGGTTCCGTGTCTGCTGATGGAGCCATTAATATCTGGGATGCAGGTCGTGCTAAACTCTTACACTCagccaaccaaattcattcagcaTCAGCAACAGGTCTGTCGTTTTTCCAAGACAAACAAATTCTTGCCAGTGTTGGACTGGACGGAGAACTGGCCCTCTTTGACAGTTCTGCCTTTAA TGCGATATCTGTGACGTCCGTGAAGTCAGCTCTGACCTGTGTCGATGTCTGTGGAGATTTGATCTGTGTGGGAAGCAAGCAAGGCTCCCTCTATGTGTTTGATCGACGCTCAATGAAGTCCGCCCTCGTCTGCAAGGAATCTGCCCACAAATCTGCCATCTCTTGTGTCAAGTTCCGAAAG AATCATGATAGGTTTTCATCTGGAAGCTTCAACCTCAGTGCCAACATGCCTACTACTACATCACCCGAAGTGGCAGAAGTTACATCACAGCCAG TTTGTGTCACTCCTGATTTGTCTCATTCTTCATCAGCCGTAAATGATCAACGAAACG TTGATGCATTGGGCCTGTTTTCTCCTGCAAGTGCAAACGCCAGTTTTATCCCATCAGACATCAGTTGCAACCAGAGTAACACCTCTGATATCAGCCTCTTGTGGCCATCATTTGCAGAAACCTCCCTCCAG CTCTCACATTTACCCACTGACAGTCCAGCTTCACCTTCCAAAGACTCAG GTAGACCCACCAACCCCTCTGCTGCCGGCTCTGCTTTCACTTCAGCTCAGCTGCAATCACCATTTGACTTCACCTCAATGGTCCACAGAAAAGCAGACCTTGGAACCCAGGGCAGCAGCAGTGCCCAAGCGGCCCTGCTAAACAAACAATCTCCTCAGCCCGTGTTGGAGATGGACGTCCATCACATCACACCGGTCACGTCACGTAAGTCTTCTTTAATGAACAGAAGAAATTGGGATGTCAGGGACCTGGTCTCCCCAACAGAGACTTTTAATAGCCAGGGGACAGCATCCAGCAGCAGCGGGATGTcaccaacaatgacaacaaacacAAAG GTATCCACCCCTGTCACTGTTGAAATTGTCATGCAGAAAGCTGCACCTTCAGCAACCACTGCACCCAGCCAGATCCACTCCAtaccactaacagcaacaactgcaacagaaTCGGTTGCTCCCACCATGACCACTGCTGCAACTGCTGCAGCTGCACCTAACATTCCATCGTCTAACTCGGTCTCTTTTAAGCTGCTGCACAGTGTTGTCTACGATGCAATGGAAGTATTCACAGACAACATCCACAACGATTTCCTCTGTATGCAGATGAATGTTCTGCGCATGATGCAACAACAAAAG GTCGAGATTTTTAATGGACTCCAGCAACATCTGTCTCTTGTCAAAGATCTGATTGCTGAAAATCAACAGCTGAAACTAGAAAATAAACAGCTGAGGAAAAACTACTGA